A genomic region of Zea mays cultivar B73 chromosome 6, Zm-B73-REFERENCE-NAM-5.0, whole genome shotgun sequence contains the following coding sequences:
- the LOC103629704 gene encoding uncharacterized protein gives MGPSGSGRSWLVVLVVVSATLCAHASAAASDTTTTVLAAERTRRKDPLDGLRYYTGGWNISNRHYLASAGFSAAPVFAFAALWFIAAAAALVCCCCCFCCRGGGNGNSYSYSRRVFALSLLLLLAFTAAAVVACAVLYDGQRKLSGSTTATLDYVVGQADGAAATMRNFTALLEAAKTAGGGVASLPPDVARGVDDVARRVDAAADATAARAASNSRRIRTSLDAVRKVLIGVAAVMLALVLVGFAFSLTGKKSLVSTAVFLAWIIITATLILSGTFLLLHNVIGDTCVAMDEWVAQPQGQGQSHTALDDILPCADAAVTAEALRRSKEVNYQLVSKLNQLLSNVSNGNVPPQAGPPLYYNQSGPPVPLLCSPYSADLSDRPCAVGEVTAADAQQVWQRYVCRAAAGSGREEVCSTAGRLTPAMYSQMVAVAGLSDGLRRQSPALADVASCVTVRRAFRTVGQRGCPPLRRDSRRVYQALLAASAAGMLAAAAWLVHSRERRRRRDSERFKVSPYRLPIEDKVLLNSPRRPYRRV, from the exons ATGGGACCGTCCGGGTCCGGCAGAAGCTGGCtcgtcgtcctcgtcgtcgtCTCTGCAACCCTCTGCGCCCATGCGTCAG CTGCGGCGTCCGACACGACGACGACCGTGCTGGCGGCGGAGCGCACGCGGCGGAAGGACCCCCTGGACGGGCTCAGGTACTACACCGGCGGCTGGAACATCAGCAACAGGCACTACCTGGCG TCGGCAGGTTTCAGCGCGGCGCCCGTGTTCGCGTTCGCCGCGCTCTGGTTcatcgcggcggcggcggcgctcgtctgctgctgctgctgcttctgcTGCCGCGGCGGCGGCAACGGCAACAGCTACTCCTACTCGCGCCGGGTGTTCGCGCTCTCGCTCCTGCTGCTGCTCGCCTTCACAGCCGCAGCCGT CGTCGCGTGCGCGGTCCTGTACGACGGGCAGCGCAAGCTGAGCGGCAGCACGACGGCGACGCTGGACTACGTGGTGGGCCAGGCGGACGGCGCCGCGGCCACCATGCGCAACTTCACGGCCCTCCTGGAGGCGGCGAAGACGGCGGGCGGCGGCGTGGCCTCGCTGCCCCCCGACGTCGCGCGGGGCGTCGACGACGTCGCGCGccgggtggacgcggccgccGACGCCACCGCCGCGCGCGCGGCCAGCAACTCCCGCAGGATCCGGACGTCGCTGGACGCCGT AAGGAAGGTCCTGATCGGCGTCGCGGCCGTGATGCTGGCCCTCGTCCTCGTTGGCTTCG CGTTCTCGTTGACGGGGAAGAAGTCGCTTGTGTCCAC AGCGGTGTTTCTTGCATGGATCATAATTACGGCGACCCTAATACTGTCCGGCACTttccttctcctgcacaa CGTGATAGGAGACACCTGCGTGGCGATGGACGAGTGGGTGGCCCAGCCGCAGGGGCAGGGGCAGAGCCACAccgcgctggacgacatcctgccCTGCGCCGACGCGGCGGTGACGGCGGAGGCGCTGCGGCGGAGCAAGGAGGTGAACTACCAGCTGGTCTCCAAGCTCAACCAGCTGCTCTCCAACGTGTCGAACGGCAACGTGCCTCCGCAGGCCGGGCCCCCGCTCTACTACAACCAGTCGGGGCCTCCCGTGCCGCTCCTCTGCAGCCCCTACAGCGCCGACCTCTCCGACCGGCCCTGCGCCGTCGGCGAGGTCACCGCCGCCGACGCGCAGCAG GTCTGGCAGCGCTACGTGTGCCGCGCGGCGGCGGGGTCGGGCCGGGAAGAGGTGTGCTCGACGGCGGGGCGCCTGACGCCGGCGATGTACTCGCAGATGGTCGCCGTGGCCGGCCTCAGCGACGGGCTGAGGCGGCAGTCCCCGGCCCTGGCCGACGTCGCGAGCTGCGTGACCGTGCGGCGCGCGTTCCGGACGGTGGGCCAGCGCGGCTGCCCCCCGCTGCGGCGGGACAGCCGCCGGGTGTACCAGGCGCTGCTCGCGGCGTCGGCGGCCGGGATGCTCGCCGCGGCCGCGTGGCTCGTGCACTcccgggagcggcggcggcggcgggacaGCGAGCGGTTCAAGGTGTCGCCGTACAGGCTCCCCATCGAGGACAAGGTGCTGCTCAACAGCCCCAGACGGCCGTACAGGCGAGTGTAG
- the LOC100273200 gene encoding uncharacterized protein: MDDDWCAWLARTGLAPALAHEYGRLFSRNELEPGDAAHFDHDLLKSMGIAVAKHRLEILKLAKEQAAASSGSRLARRATRCLSRCVRRLAGGGARRGAPSSVAAVVPRICSGDDAVQVGAVQRKSTGSAAKKMVLMITDGAAAVAGAGGLSGGGGARLSSAKASLMFHDEECGTEEEEEGGAGTGNDDIKWDSMFQDLKPT, encoded by the coding sequence ATGGACGACGACTGGTGCGCGTGGCTGGCGCGGACGGGGCTGGCGCCGGCGCTGGCGCACGAGTACGGGCGCCTCTTCAGCCGGAACGAGCTGGAGCCCGGGGACGCGGCGCACTTCGACCACGACCTGCTCAAGAGCATGGGCATCGCCGTCGCCAAGCACCGCCTCGAGATCCTCAAGCTGGCCAAGGAGCAGGCCGCCGCGTCGTCGGGCTCGCGGCTCGCGCGCAGGGCCACCAGGTGCCTGTCGCGGTGCGTGCGCCGGCTGGCCGGAGGCGGCGCAAGGCGGGGCGCGCCGTCGTCGGTCGCCGCCGTCGTCCCGAGGATCTGCAGCGGCGACGACGCCGTCCAAGTCGGCGCCGTGCAGCGGAAGAGCACCGGTAGCGCCGCCAAGAAGATGGTGCTCATGATCACCGACGGCGCCGCTGCCGTCGCCGGAGCGGGCGGcctcagcggcggcggcggcgcgaggcTGTCGTCGGCGAAGGCGAGCCTGATGTTCCACGACGAGGAGTGCGgaacggaggaggaggaggagggcggCGCGGGCACCGGCAATGACGACATCAAGTGGGACTCCATGTTTCAGGACCTCAAACCCACGTGA